The Pseudomonas sp. HOU2 DNA window CTGGCGGCGGCGGGGGCGCTGGCGTTCGTGTTCTCCGACAGTGTGATTGGCATCGACCGCTTTGTGTCGCCGTTTCACGCCGCGCCGTACGTGATCATCCTCAGTTACTGGCTCGGACAGTGGGGGATCACGGCCTCCGCGTTCTCCAAAAACCCCCACTAACCCCTGTGGCGAGGGAGCTTGCTCCCGCTGGGTTGCGAAGCGACCCCAAAATCGCCACACGAGATACTTCAGGTATATCCGGTAATCAGGTTTTGCGACTGCTGCGCAGCCGAGCGGGAGCAAGCTCCCTCGCCACAGGTGTGTGCTTAAGGCTTGCTTGCGGCGCTTTATCAGACAACCCAAGCATCCCAGCTCCAGTTTGGCTAAAATGCCGGCCTTTTCCACCGACACCGCCGGAACCGCCGTGAGCAAAGAACCCGATCGCATTTTCGCCCAGCCGATGGCCCAGGTGCCTGACTTCGCCTTCAACGAGGACGTGGTGCGGGTGTTCCCGGACATGATCAAGCGCTCGGTGCCGGGTTATCCGACCATCGTCGAAAACCTCGGCGTGCTGGCGGCGCAGTTCGCACAACCGAACAGCGTGCTGTACGACCTCGGTGCTTCGCTCGGCGCCGTGACTCAGGCCCTGCGCCGTCATGTGCGCACCGACGGTTGCCGGGTGATCGCGGTGGATAACTCGGCGGCGATGGTCGAACGCTGCCGTGAATACCTCAATGGTCAGGATTCGATGTTCCAGGAGTTACTGCCGGTCGAAGTGATCGAAGGCGACATTCTCGCGCTCGAGTTCAAACCGGCCTCGGTGGTGGCGCTGAACTTCACCCTGCAATTCATCGCCCCCGAGCAGCGCACTGCGTTGCTCTCGCGTATCCGCCAGTCGCTGCTGCCCGGCGGCGCGCTGATTCTGTCGGAGAAGCTGCGCTTCAACGATGCCGAAGAACACGCGCTGCTCACTGATCTACACGTCGCGTTCAAACGCGCCAACGGCTACAGCGAACTGGAAATCGCCCAGAAGCGCAGCGCCATCGAAAACGTCATGAAGCCCGACAGCCTCGAAGAACACCGCGAACGCCTGCTGGCCGCCGGGTTCTCGAAAGTCGTGCCGTGGTTCCAGTGTCTTAACTTTGCCTCGTTGATTGCCTTGCCATGATTGATCTGTCCCCCCTCGCCCGCCGTCTGGCCGGTACCCCGCTGGCCGATTGGGCCAACACCCTGCAAGTGCAACTCGACAAGAAAATGGAGAAGGGCCACGGCGATCTGGAGCGTTGGCAAAGTGCACTAGATGCGTTGCCGAAACTTGCGCCGACTGAAGTCGATCTGCTCAACGGCCTGAAACTCGACACCGACTGCGACGACGCAACCCGCGCGCAAATGCGCACCGCGCTGATGGGCCTGTCGCCGTGGCGCAAGGGGCCGTTCGACCTGTTCGGCGTACACGTCGACACCGAATGGCGCTCGGACTGGAAGTGGTCGCGGGTCGCCCCGCATCTGGATCTGAAAGGCAAACGCATCCTCGATGTCGGTTGCGGCAACGGTTACTACATGTGGCGCATGCTCGGCGCCGGTGCCGACAGCGTGATCGGCGTCGATCCGAACTGGCTGTTCTTCTGCCAGTTCCAGGCCGTGCAGCGTTATCTGTCCGAGCCGAATGCCTGGCACCTGCCATTCCCGTTCGAAGACCTGCCGCCGAACCTCGAAGGCTTCGACACAGTGTTTTCGATGGGTGTGTTCTACCACCGGCGTTCGCCGATCGAGCATTTGCTGGCGCTGAAGGATTGCCTGGTCAAGGGCGGCGAACTGGTGCTGGAAACGCTGGTGGTTGAAGGCGACAAGCATCAAGTGCTGGTACCGGAAGATCGCTACGCGCAGATGCGCAACGTGTGGTTCCTGCCATCGGTGCCGGCGCTGGAATTATGGCTGCGCCGCGCAGGCTTCACCGATATTCGTTGCGTGGACGTCAGCACCACCACCGTTGAAGAACAGCGCGGTACCGAGTGGATGAAGTATCAGTCGTTGAGCGACTTCCTTGATCCGGAAGATCACAGCAAGACTATCGAAGGGCTTCCGGCGCCGATGCGCGCGGTCATCGTTGCGAAGAAGTAATCCAACCTTTCAAACACCGCGGTGCCCCCCCCCTCACCCCAGCCCTCTCCCCAGGGAGAGGGAGCCGATCTTGGGGCTCTTCGAAACTTGAGTTCGACTCGATAACTCAGGTCGGCGGATCTCGCCCATCCAACCCGGTCAGTCCCCTCTCCCTCTGGGAGAGGGTTAGGGTGAGGGGCTTTTTGCTCGGCGAGCACGGAAGAATTCGGTCAGCACTGCTCCACATTCTTCGGCCAGTACCCCACCTTCATACAACACCCGGTGATTCAAAAAGCCCTGGGTAAAGAACTGTCCCTGACTCTGCACGATCCCGGCCTTCGGCTCCAGCGCGCCATACACCACACGGGCAATCCGCGAATGCACGATCAGCCCGGCGCACATGCTGCACGGCTCCAGCGTCACGTAGAGGGTGCTGCCCGGCAGGCGATAGTTGCTCACCGCTTGCGCGGCGGCGCGGATCGCGACCATTTCCGCGTGAGCACTCGGGTCACTGGTGGTGATCGGGCAGTTGAAGCCGCGACCAACAATCTCGCCGTCCTGCACCAGCACCGCGCCGACGGGCACTTCGCCCAGCGCCGCGCCCTGCTCGGCAAGGGCCAGGGCTTCGCGCATGAAATCGCGGTCACGGCTGCGGTCGATGATCGCGGCGGGGCGAATCTGGCGCATCACTTCACCTCGATGGCGGCCATCAGGCCGGTTTCCATGTGGTCGATCACGTGGCAATGGAACATCCATACCCCCGGGTTATCCGCCACCAGCGCCACTTGTGCACGCTCGTTCTTGCCCAGCAGATACGTGTCGGTGAAGTACGGCGTGATCTTGTGCCGGTTCGACGCAATCACCTTGAAACTCATGCCGTGCAGGTGGATCGGGTGCTGGTATTGGGTCATGTTCTTCAGTTCGAAGATGTAGCTCTGGCCCAGCTTCAGACTGGCAATCGGCCGATCGGCGCAGGTCTTGTCGGTGATGTCCCAGGCCTTGCCGTTGATCTGCCACAGGCTCGGCGGTTTGCCGTTGTCGACGTTGACCGACACCGAACCGACCCATTCGAAATTGAAGTTGAGTTTCTCGGCATTCGCCAGATCCGGCTCGGCCACCGGGTTGGCGGGCAAGGCTTTCGGCCACTCGGTCGGTGCATCGTTATTGGCCACCGAGCGCAGAGTCCCCAGGCGTACCGGGCCGTTGCGCAGCGACAATTCTTCACCGGCCGGTGGCGCCTTGATCGCCAGGCAGATACGCATGCCCGGCCCCAGCCAGTATTCCTTGCCCAAGGGGCGCGGCTCGACCGGGTTGCCGTCCAGCGCATAGATCTGCGCTTCGACGCCGGGGATGTTGATGCGATACGTCAGGGTGTTGTCGAGGTTGAGCAAACGCACCCGGGTGATCTGCCCCGCCGGCAACTCGATCACCGGCGATGGCACGCCGTTGATGGTCGACAGCCGCCCCGCCGTGCCGCCACGTGCCGCTTCGCGAGGAATGCTGAACTCGACGAAATTGCCCTCGTCGTCGATGTGCCAGTTCTTCAGGCTCAAGGTCTTTTCGTACTTGAAACCAGTGGGTTCGCGCTCTTCGACAATCAACGGCCCGACCAGCCCGCGCCCCAGCTCTTCGCTGCTGCTGACATGCGGGTGATACCAGTAGCTGCCGGCGTCCGGCACGCGGAATTTGTAATCGAAGTATTCACCGGGCAGCACCGGCAATTGCGAGACGTACGGCACGCCGTCCATCTCCAGCGGCAGACGGATGCCGTGCCAGTGAATGGTGGTCGCCACCGGCAGATGGTTGATGAAGCGCACCCGCAGCCATTCGCCCTGACGCACCCGCAACTCCGTGCCCGGCGCCGACGGGCCGAACGCCCAGGCTTCGGTCTTGTGTCCCGGCACCAGCTCGACGTCCAGTGGCGCCGCGATCAGCTCGTAGTCGTGGCCCGCGTCAGCATCGGCCATCTTGCCCAGCCAGTAGCGCGACGCGCCTCCCGCTCCGACTCCAACGACAACAAGACCGGCCAGGCCACCGAGGATTTGGCGACGGGTAAAGGACATGAACTCAACTACCTCACGTATCTGCTTCGGGCACCGGGCCCGCAAAAGGCAAATACGATACACCTGCAATTGCGAAACAGTAAGGGCAGCGCGGCGGATGGACGCAGTTGCGCCTCGCGCGTACACGATTTCGACTGCTCAGGTGACATAACTATGTAGTGCACATACATCGAACAGCCGGGCCATCCTGTGCCACCCGTTTCTCAAGGACAGAGAGCCCGAACATATGCCCAACCCGATGCCCAACGCCGCCGACAAGGCCGCGCTCAAGGCGATTGCCGCCACCGTCATCCAGACCTGCCCGAGCCTGCAGGACGCCGCTCGACAGGTCGCCAGCGACTTGCTGATCAAATACCAGGTCCACGACCTCGACCCGGATCACGTGTATTTCCACCGCTTCGACGCCTCGCAAAGCAGTTCGAAAGCCTTCACCGGCTGGGAGCATGTGCACGCCACGCCCACTTCAAGCATGACCCTGACCCAGTTGGTGATTCACCGCTTCCGCGTCGCCGATCAGGACAACGCCGACCTGCTCGACGTCTATGGCGGTTTCTACACTGCCGGTCCCGATGCCCGCACCTTCGATGAACGCAATGAAGTGCGCCTGCACGGCAACGACGTGCTCAAGGACTTCTGGAGCATCGATTTCAGCGCCCTGTACGACGCTCAACTGAACGCATTCTGGAACACCAGCGGCAGCGACTTTCGTACCCTGGCCAAGTGCAACTTTCTGATCAAAGCACTGCAGGCGCGGGACAAACGCCAATTGAGTGACGAGGACTTCCTGTTCGTCACGCAAGCGGTGATCGGCCCGCTGACCTGGCCAGTCAGCCTGTCAACGCTGCAGGCTCGACATGCTTGCACGAGCAGCGTATGCACGCTGGACCTTGCCGGTTACGCCGCGATCAACGTCCTGCGTTTCGTCGCGCCCAAGGGTCGGCAGATTCTTTACCTGCCTGGTGAAGCCGATGCCTTTCAAGTAGTGGAAACCGTCACTGACCTGCACTTCTGGATCCTGCAGCGGATGAACACACCTGCGGCGCGCGAGACATTCCTTGCGCATTTTTCGCTGGCCGACCGGCAGCAGATCAACGCCAATCTTGGTGACCTGATGAATCGCCTGGTGGCTACGTGGGGCCGATACGACCATTCGCTGATCAATCAGGACAACCGCGCGGTCAGTGGCGACGCCTTCACCTGGCTGAGTGACTCGACCCGCAC harbors:
- the cmoA gene encoding carboxy-S-adenosyl-L-methionine synthase CmoA codes for the protein MPAFSTDTAGTAVSKEPDRIFAQPMAQVPDFAFNEDVVRVFPDMIKRSVPGYPTIVENLGVLAAQFAQPNSVLYDLGASLGAVTQALRRHVRTDGCRVIAVDNSAAMVERCREYLNGQDSMFQELLPVEVIEGDILALEFKPASVVALNFTLQFIAPEQRTALLSRIRQSLLPGGALILSEKLRFNDAEEHALLTDLHVAFKRANGYSELEIAQKRSAIENVMKPDSLEEHRERLLAAGFSKVVPWFQCLNFASLIALP
- the cmoB gene encoding tRNA 5-methoxyuridine(34)/uridine 5-oxyacetic acid(34) synthase CmoB, encoding MIDLSPLARRLAGTPLADWANTLQVQLDKKMEKGHGDLERWQSALDALPKLAPTEVDLLNGLKLDTDCDDATRAQMRTALMGLSPWRKGPFDLFGVHVDTEWRSDWKWSRVAPHLDLKGKRILDVGCGNGYYMWRMLGAGADSVIGVDPNWLFFCQFQAVQRYLSEPNAWHLPFPFEDLPPNLEGFDTVFSMGVFYHRRSPIEHLLALKDCLVKGGELVLETLVVEGDKHQVLVPEDRYAQMRNVWFLPSVPALELWLRRAGFTDIRCVDVSTTTVEEQRGTEWMKYQSLSDFLDPEDHSKTIEGLPAPMRAVIVAKK
- the tadA gene encoding tRNA adenosine(34) deaminase TadA; its protein translation is MRQIRPAAIIDRSRDRDFMREALALAEQGAALGEVPVGAVLVQDGEIVGRGFNCPITTSDPSAHAEMVAIRAAAQAVSNYRLPGSTLYVTLEPCSMCAGLIVHSRIARVVYGALEPKAGIVQSQGQFFTQGFLNHRVLYEGGVLAEECGAVLTEFFRARRAKSPSP
- a CDS encoding multicopper oxidase family protein, encoding MSFTRRQILGGLAGLVVVGVGAGGASRYWLGKMADADAGHDYELIAAPLDVELVPGHKTEAWAFGPSAPGTELRVRQGEWLRVRFINHLPVATTIHWHGIRLPLEMDGVPYVSQLPVLPGEYFDYKFRVPDAGSYWYHPHVSSSEELGRGLVGPLIVEEREPTGFKYEKTLSLKNWHIDDEGNFVEFSIPREAARGGTAGRLSTINGVPSPVIELPAGQITRVRLLNLDNTLTYRINIPGVEAQIYALDGNPVEPRPLGKEYWLGPGMRICLAIKAPPAGEELSLRNGPVRLGTLRSVANNDAPTEWPKALPANPVAEPDLANAEKLNFNFEWVGSVSVNVDNGKPPSLWQINGKAWDITDKTCADRPIASLKLGQSYIFELKNMTQYQHPIHLHGMSFKVIASNRHKITPYFTDTYLLGKNERAQVALVADNPGVWMFHCHVIDHMETGLMAAIEVK